Genomic window (Cloacibacillus sp. An23):
GAACTCCGTGCGGATGTCCTTGCCCGCCGTTATCGCGCCCTGGAAGAGGCGGCTCAGCGTCGGGCCGCAGCTTCCGGCCTCGCGCGATGCGGCGAGCGCCTTCTTCATCTGTCCGAGTATCTGGTCCTCGACCGGGATCTGCGAGCGCAGCCCCGCCGCGACCTCGAAGACGTGGCGCACGGCCTCCGCGCCCTCGAAGAAAAAGAAATCCGCGCCGCCGCGCGCCTCGCGCAGCAGCTCGCGCGGGTCTTCGTCGGCGAAAACGAAGAGCTCCGTCCTGTTGCAGGTCGAAAGCAGGATGGCCTCGACGCCGCGCTCCTTCATCGCGCGCATGAAATCCCCGGCCGCCGACGCGGTGAAGGCGAAGCGCTCGCGCGTGTCGAGCGCCGTTTCACGCTGGTCGAGGCCGGCCGCCATAAGTCTCATTGAACCTTCCTCCTGTGTTTCGCGAGCGCGAGCGTTACGCCCGGATAGACGGCCTTGCCCCTCATAAGGACGCCCATGCCGGCGGCGAGCACAGCGGCGCGTTCGCACACGCAGCCGACGCCCGTCTCGCGCTCGACCCTCTCCGAATATGAAAAACGTCCCGGCGCGCCGCGAAGCTCTTCCGCGCCGTAGGTCACGAACGGGACTTTATATTTTTCCGCCAGCTTTATGATCGCCGGTTCGTCTTTCTTGATGTCTATCGAGGCTACGGCGGCGAGCGAAAGCGGCGAAACTCCCGCGCCTTCGAGAAAATCTTCCGCGTCCGCCGCGAGCGCCGCGAAATCCGCGCCGCGCTTGCAGCCGACGCCGAGCGTCAGGACGCGCGGACGCAGCCACAGCGTCACGGGCCACGGCGCCGGCTGCAGCTCGTCCGTCACAGCGACGCCTATCGCGCGCCCTTCGAGAGCCGCAGATGAAATGTATTTTATAGCGCGGACGTTCTCGACCGCGCAGTCGTTCGCGACGGCCCACGAATCGACCGCCGTCACGCCGCGCACGTCGGTCGCGGTCGTCACGACGGCGCGTCCTCCCGTCATCGCCGCAATCTTCCTCGCGATCTCGTTAGCGCCGCCGAGATGTCCCGACAGGAGCGACACGACGTTCTCGCCTGCCTCGTCGAGGACGACGACGGCGGGGTCCTCCGCCTTGCTTTTGACGAACGGCGCTATAGCGCGCACAGCGATGCCGCAGGCCGAGACGAAGACGAGCGCGCCGCAGTCCGCGAAGCGTGCGCCGGCCCACTCGGTCAGGCTTGGCTCGATGACGCGCAGCCCTTCGCGCGCGTAGCGGGCCGGAGCCCAGACCTCCGCGCCTAGGCCGCGCGCGACGCGAAGCGCCAAAGCTATGCCCTTTTCGGAAAACGCGGCGACGGCGGCTTTCATTCCGAGGCCTTGCGGAAGCCGTGGGAGAAATGCTTGTCGTAGAGCTTCGACAGCTCGTACTCGTCCCCCAAGAAATCTCCGACCATTATCAGCGCCGTGTTTCTTATGCCGGACTTCTCGGCCTCGGCGGGAAGCTCCGCGAGGTTCGAGCGTATCACGCGCTGCTCGGGCCACGAGGCTTTGTAGACCATCGCGGCCTTGGTCTCGGGCGCGTAGCCGCCCGCGACGAGCTCGGCGCAGAGTTCGCGCACCATGCCCGACGACAGGAACATAACCATCGAGGCGCGGTGCGACGCGAGCGAGCGTATCTTTTCCTTTTCCGGCACGGGCGTGCGCCCTTCCATGCGCGTGATGATGACCGTCTGGCTCACGCCGGGCAGAGTGTACTCGACGCGCGCGGCGGCGGCCGCGGCGCAGAAGGAGCTGACGCCCGGCGTCACGTCGTATTCGATGCCGAGCGCTTCGAGCCTGTCCATCTGCTCGCGTATCGCGCCGTATACCGACGGGTCGCCCGTGTGGAGGCGCACCGTGTCCACGCCGCTTTCTTCAGCCTCGCGGAATTTCTCGACGACCTCGTCGAGCGTCATCGAGGCGCTGTCGTATATCGCGCATCCGGGCTTCGCCATTGAGAGCAGTTCCTTGTTCACGAGCGAGCCCGCGTAAATTATCATGCCGGCCTCGCCGAGCAGCTTCGCGCCGCGCAGCGTTATAAGGTCCGGCGCTCCGGGGCCGGCTCCGACGAAATGTATCATTCCCGCACCTCTTTCTGAGCTCCGCGCGCAGTCGCGGAGAATATCGCGACGGGGTTCTGAGCGGCCATTACCTCGCTCTCCCCGAGTTTCTTCATTTTGCTGACGTTTATCTGAACGGCGTCGAAGTCCGCGAACTTTTCGCCGCCGAGTATCTCAGAAGCGATTCTGAAAGTCTTGAGCGTCACGGCGGAGACCACGACGCGCGCGCCCTCGAACTCCGCGGCGCGCGAGAGCAGCTCCGGCAGCTCGTTGCCCGAGCCGCCTATGAATATGTGCGTCGGACGCGGAAGTCTGCCTATCGTTTCGAGCGCGGCGCCGCGGTGCAGCGTCACGTTGAAGAGTCGGAACTTTTTGACGTTCTCGGCCTCGAGCGCGTGGGCTTCGCCGTTCACCTCGACGGCGTGGACTTCGCCCTCGCGGCATATCATCGCGGCCGCGACGGAGATCGAGCCCGTGCCCGCGCCTATGTCCCAGAGCACGGAATCCTCCGCGAGCCCGAGCTTCGCGAGCGCGACGGCGCGCACTTCTTCGCGCGTCATCGGTACTTTCGTGCGTATGAAATCCTCGTCGCGCGGCAGCAGCTTCGGCTCCGGCGACGGATCGGGGTTGACGGCGAGCACGATTGAAAGGCCGTCGAAATCTTTTTGCGCGAGCTCCGAGGGCCGTCCGCGAGTCACGCGCTTGTCCGCGTAGCTGAGCCGCTCGCCGACGGTCACCGTCACGTGGTCCAGGCCGCGCGAGCCGAGCAGTTCGCAGAACCAGCGCGGATTTTTATCCGTTCCGCAGAAGAAGGCCGTTGTCCTGTTCCTGTCTACGGTTGTGAGGATCTTCGCCTCGCTGATGCCGCGTCCGTGGCCGGACAAAATTTTCACGCTCTCCCACGTTTCGGCGGCCTCGGCGCAGAGGCTCTGGAGCGAGCTGATTCCTGGCAGAACTTCGAGCGCCGCGCCGGGGAAGCGTTTTTTGAGCAGCGGCATGAGGCTGTATATCCCGGGGTCGCCCGATACTATCACCGCGACGTCGCCGAGCTCGAGCTCGCGCGCGATTTCCGCGAAAGTTTCGTCGAATCCGCGCAGAGGCACGGCTTTCGCGCATTTTCCGGCGAGCGGCAGATGGCGCGGCGCGGCTACGGCGCAGCGGCAGCGCGCTATCGTTTCGCGCGCCGCGGCCGTGAGCTGCGACGGGTCGCCGGGCCCGGCCCCTATAACGTAAAGTCTGTTCGTCCTCTCCGTCATCGCGCGCCTCCTTTAATTTATCTCTCTCAGCGCCGCGGCGAGCGCCTCTGCGCCGTCGCTGACGCCTAGAATTTTTCCGTCGTTGTCTACGAAGGCCGCCTCGGCCGGCATTTCACCGAACGACCTGTCGGTGCAGCGCTTCGCCGTGATGCGCGCGAGCGCCGTCCAGAGGCCGTCGAGGCCGTTGTCGCGGACGATGCGCATAGCGTTCTCCGTCGTCACGCATTCGTAGAGCTCGCGCACTAGCGCCGGCGAAGCTCCCGCAATGGCGGCCTGAGTGCAGAGCGCTTCTAGCCGCCCGTCTCCGGCGCGGTTGTGCGTGTTGAAGGTCCCCGCCGCTACTTTGAGAAGTTTTCCAGGATGTCCGCAGAGCAGCGCGCGTTTGAAGCCGAGGCGCGCGGCCTCGTCGAGCATATAGCCAACGTAGTTGCCGCACTGCACGGCGCATCGTCCCTCGAAGCCGAAGGCTTTGCGCATCGCCTGCTCGCCGGTGTTGCCGAAGGAGATCGCTATGATTTCCTGCCCCGCCGCGGCGTGCGTGTTGAGCTCGAGCGTCAGAGATTCGAGTATGGATTCCTCGTTCATAGGGCGCACGATGCCGGTCGTCCCGAGTATCGAGATGCCGCCCGTCACGCCGAGGCGCGGGTTGAACGTGCGCTTCGCCGTCTCTTCGCCGCCGGGCACGGAAACCGTCACCTTCGCCGCCTGCGCGCCTATGACGGAGCGCAGGGCTTCGGTTATCATCGCGCGCGGCACCGGGTTTATCGCGGGCTCGCCGGGCGGAATTTTGAGTCCCGGCAGAGTCACGGTGCCGACGCCGGGGCCTCCGGCGAACGTTATATCTCCGGCCCCTCCGCCGAGCTCGACCTCGGCGATTATCGTGAGGCCGTCGGTCGCGTCCGGGTCGTCGCCGGCGTCCTTCACGACGCCGCAGCCGCGCGGCGCGTCGAGCACGGGGATGGTCAGCACGCGTCCTTCCGGCGTCGTTATCTCTACGGACTGCGGGCAGACGCCGTTCAAGAGCTTCAGCGCCGCGCCCTTCGCCGCGGCCGCCGCGCACGAGCCTGTCGATATTCCTTCGCGGAGATTTTTATTGTATGCCATAGAGCAGAGCGTTCACTATAGCCGAGGCGACCGTCGAGCCGCCCTTGCGTCCCATCGCCGCTATGTACGGCACGTCCGTGCGCACGAGAAGCTCCTTCGATTCTACGACGTTGACGAAGCCGACCGGCACGCCTATGACGAGCGCCGGCTTCGCGCGCCCTTCTCTGATCAACTCGCAGAGACGTATCAGAGCCGTCGGCGCGTTGCCGATCGCGAATACCGCCTCGGGCGTCTTCTCCGCGGCTATCTCCATGCTGACGACGGCGCGCGTCACTCCGCGCGCCTGAGCCGCTTCGCGCACCTCGGGGTCGGCCATGCGGCAGACGACCTTGACGCTGAAGCGCGACGCGGAGATTTTATTTATCCCCGCCGCCGCCATGTTCGTATCTGTGACTACCGTTGCTCCTGCGGCGAGCGCGCGGCGCGCGTTCGCGACTGCGCCGTCCGAGAAGCGCAGATTCTTCACGAAATCGAAATCCGCCGTCGTGTGTACGACGCGCTTCACGACCGCGAGATTCTCCTCCGGCCCCGTCCACGGCCCCATCTCGGAACCGATTATCCTCATGCTTTCCCGTTCTATCTCTTCGGGTCTCATTTTATAAAACACCTCTCGTTCCGTACAATTTACCAAACTCTACATAATTTCCGCGGCGAGCGGAAGCGCGGCGGCCGCCAGCGTCAGCAGCGCGAAGAACGAAGTCGTCGCGAAATTCCAGAAGAGCAGGTCCTTAGCCATGTCTCTGGAAAAAAGTCCGAAATAATATCCAGCGTTCGCGCGGAAGAGCCGCGTCACGATGCCGAGGCTGTTCCCGAACAGCAGCGCGAACACCGCCTGCGCCACCGTCAGCTCGCCCGCCGCGAGGCTTCCGCCCGCGAGAGCGAGCGCCGCCGAAACGTGCGCTATCGAGGCCGCCGCGACGGTCAGCCCCGCGAGCGGCAGGAAGGCCGTGCCTCCGAGCAGCCATTCGCGCAGCGCGTTCTCGGCCCACGGCACGAGCGCGTAGGCGACGGCGTAGAAGAACCAAGCGACGGGCAGAGTCTTCAGCATACGCTTGCCGAACTTCACCTTGCGCGCGGAGCTGGCGGAACTTTCGGTCAGCTCTCCGCTTTCGCCCTCGCCGCGCCGGAGTATCGCCGCGAGCAGCACGAAGCGCGCGGCGCTGCGCGCGAGCAGAGTCGCGCCGAATATCGCGCCGGGCAGCCCCGCGAGCGAGACCGCCATCACCATCGTCGAGGGCCAGCGGTGCAGGTAGGCCGGGAACGAGAGCATCAGAGTCCCCCATTTCGCGGGGCGCTCGGAAATCCGCCCTTCGTTCAGAGCCGAGGCGATGACAGCCGCGCCGGCCTTCGCCGAGCCGAGGCTTATCGTCAGCGCCATGCCGAGCACCGGGCCGATGCCCGCGCGCCGCAGCAGCGGCAGCAGACGCTTCATGAGCCTGTCGGCGAGTCCGCTGCGTATGACCGCGAGGCCGACTGCGAGCCCGGCCAGTATGTCGAAGGTGAGCCGCAGCTCGCCGCGCAGCAGGCCGCTCCAGTCCACGCGCTATCTCCAGAGCAGAAGGACGGAGAGGTATTCCTCCGCAGCGCCGAGCGCCGCGCCGCCCTCTATTATCCTTTCGTCGGGCAGCCCTGCGCGGTCGACGCGGATCATGCGCCGCCACGGGCCGCAGGCTTCGACCGTCTCGCGCAAAGCGCCGCCGAGCGCGCTCGGCTTGTAGAGCGCCGCCGAGTCCGCTGCCGCGAGCGCTTTCTTTATCTTTTCCGCGTCGCCGGTGCAGGGGATTATCGAAAGCACCTCCTCCGCCATCGCGATGAACCTGCCCGCGCACGAGGCCGCGAGCTGATGCGCCGAGATGCCCGGCACGAGCGCGAGCTCAAGCTCCGGCACGAGTCCGCGCCAGACGTCGAAAAGGTACGAGCCCGTCGCGTAAAGCGCCGAGTCCCCGATGACGGGCAGAGCAACGTTCTCCGCGCCCTCCCAGAGCGCGCGGCTCTCCTCGAGCTGCTCGCGCAGCTTCGAGTCGCGCTTCTCCGCGTCGCTTATCATCGGGAAGAGCAGAGGCAGAGTTTTTATTTCTCCGAGATTTTCCAGCACTGCGAGCTCGGCGACTCCGGCCTTGCCGTCCTTCGCGCGCGGCACCATCACGAGGTCCGCCTCTTTAAGCGTGTTCAAAGCCCTCAGCGTCAAAAGGTCCGGCGCTCCGGGGCCGATCCCGACAACAGTAAGTTTCATAAGTTCACTCTCCGTAAAATATTTTTATCAGCATCGCGCCGCCCTCTTTCAGCCCGGAAAGCGAAGGGCGGCTCAGAAGATACTCGGGCACGATGGCGGTCTTCACATTTTCGAGCGCGCGGCTCCACGGGCGCGAGCGCAGCGATGCTTCGTCCGTCGCGTTCATCGGCCCCTGCTGTACCAAGTACACGTCGAGGCCGGAATTTATGGTTTCGAGCACGCGCTCGAGGCCCCACGGCGCAATCGAGCTCCCGGCGCGCAGCGGCTTCGCCTCCGCCGCGGCGTTGCGCCCGCCCGCGAGCGCGACGAGATGCGCCGCCCACGAGTCGGGCGAGCAGGTGTGAAGCTCGCGCGCAGTCGCTTCGACGAAGACGAGCGGGCCGCGCCCGCGCGACATTTTCGCCGCCGCGTCCGAAATTTCCGCGCGCGCCTTCGCTAGCTCCGCGACCGCTTCGTCTGGCGAAGTTCCCGCAAGCTCCGCTATCTTCCTCAAATAGTCCTCGAAGCCCTCCCACTTCGGCGGGTCTATCACTTCGACGCGGACGCCCGCGCGTTCGAGAACTTTCTTAAGCTCCGGGTTCTGGCTGTCGGCGAGCGTGCGCGTCAGCACGAGGTCGGGGCGCAGCGCGAGCAGAGCCTCCGGCCCCGCCTTCATCGAGAAGCGCGGCACGCCGGGAAGAATTCCTTCGCGGTCGTTTTCGGAAATCCCGATGAGCTTCGCTCCCGCGCCGAGCGCGGCGACGTTGTCCGTGTGCCCCGGATAAAGCGAGATTATGCGCTCGTAAGCCTCCGCGCGCTGCGCCGCGGCGAGCGCGGAAAATATAAGGACGAAAGCTAAAGCGAGAAACTTTTCGCGGACGGATGCCATGCGCGCCCTCCCTCCTCGGAAACGTATTTTTTGAACTCTATGCCGTAGAGCGGCGCGAGGATGTTTTCGTCGAGCTCCGAGGCCTCTCCCTGCGCCGCGAGCCCGCCGCCGCGCAGCGCGATGAAGCGGTCGGAGAACGGTATCGCGCCGTTGATGTCGTGAGCCGCGACGACGACTGTGCGCCCCTCCGACGCGAGCGCGCGCATGATGGAGAAGATGCGCACCGACTGGTTCGGGTCGAGCGCTGAGGTCGGCTCGTCGAGCAGGAACACCTCCGGCTCCTGCGCGAGCGCGACCGCGACGCAGACGCGCTGCTGCTCGCCGCCCGAGAGCTCCGATGCGCGGCGGAAAAGCAGATGCGAGACGCCCGCGCGCTCCGCGGCGCGAAGCACAGCCGCGTCGTCCTCGCCGCTGAGCTTCGAGAACAGTCCGCAGTACGGCAGGCGGCCCATCGCTATGACTTCGTAAACGGTGAACGGGGTCGTTATCTTCGTCTGCTGCGGCACGAAGCCGACGGCGCGCCCGAACTCCGCGCGCGACATCGAGCGCAGCTCGCGCCCGTCGAGCGCCGCGCTGCCGACGTAGCCGGCGATTCCTCCGAGAAGCTTGAGCAGAGTGCTCTTGCCGCTGCCGTTCGGCCCGATCAGCGCCGTCAGCGCGCCTCCGCGGATTTCAGCGGAAAACCCGTCGAGCACCTTCTTGCCGCCGTAGCCGCAGGAGACCGAGTCAAGTACGAACGAACCGTTCACGCGCCGCGCCTCCTTCCCGCGAGTATCCAGCAGAAGAACGGGCCGCCGATGAGCGCAGTTATCACGCCGACCGGAAGCTCGCCCATTTTCTGCGCGAGGCCGTCCGCCGCCGAGAGCAGCAGCGCGCCGCCGAGAAAGCTGAAAACGAGCAGAGGCCTGCTAGACGGGCCGAGAAGCGTCCGCAGCAGATGCGGCACGACGAGGCCGACGAAGCCGATGATGCCGAAGCAGCTCACGGCGAGCGCGGTGGCTATCGATGCAAAGAATAAAAGCGTCCTGCGCAGCTTCCGCTCGTCCACGCCGAGCAGCTCGCCGCGCCCCTCGCCGAGCGAAACGGCGTCGAGCTGCCGTCCGCAGACGAAGGCGGGGATAAAGACGAACGCCGCCCCGGCCCACGCCATGAGCGCCGAGGTTGGCGAAGCTCCCGACAGGCTGCCCATGAGCCAGAGCACTATCGCGCCGAGCTTGTCGTCGGCGATGGCTTTAAGGAACGTCACGCCCGCCGAGAGCACGGCGTTCGCTATGATGCCCGCGAGCACGATGTAGGCTCCGCCGCCACCGCTGCGCCACGCGATGACGCCGACGAGCCAGAGCGCGAAGAGCGCGCCGGCGAAGGCCGCCGGCATGACGGCGAACGAGCCGAAGAAAAATCCGAGAGCGCCGCCGAAGGCCGCGCCCGACGCTATGCCGAGAGTGTAAGGCTCGGCGAGCGGGTTCGAGAGAAGCCCCTGGAGCACGACGCCAGAGACGGCGAGCAGCCCGCCCGTTCCCGCCGCCGCGAGAAAGCGCGGCAGACGCACCGAGCGCACGACGAGAGCCTCGGGCGAAGACAGATCCTCGCCCGAGAGGAACGGAGAGATAAGCTCCGCGACGCGCGCGAGCGGTATGTCCCACTCGCCCTGCGTGACGCGCCAGACCGCTGTGAGCGCGAGCAGCAGAAGCATGGCGAGGCCGAGCCTCGTCCGCTTCGCCGCCGTCTCGCGGCGGTACCGTTGCAGTTCGCGCGCGGAGCCTTCCATGTTTATTTCATCATGTCCTTTATCTTAGTCACGAAGAGCTCGGCCATGTTCGGGTCTTCGCCGAGACCGACGAGGCGCGTCGAGATGTTCTTGAAGCCCGCGGCCTTGAGCTGGTTGATCCACGACTCGTCGTCATCGGCGCCCGCGAGGTCGTTGTTCGCGTGGTCGCCCGCGACTATCATCAGCGGAGAGAGCACGAGCGCCTTCGGCTTCGCCTGCTTGAGGCCCGCTATGACGTTCTCTATCGTCGGGGCGGCCTCGACGGTGCCGAGGAAGAAGCGTCCCGGAGCCGCCGCGTCGAGCGAAAGCTGGAGCTGGCTGTACATCGCGTTCGCGATGTGCTCCGGCGTGCCGTGTCCCATGAGGACTATCGCCGTGCCCTTCTGCGCGAGCTCCTTCTCAAAGCGCTTTACGAGGATCTGCGCCATCACGTCGCAGTCCTTGACCGAGGCGAGGTACGGCTGGCCTATGCGCAGCTCCTCGAAGCCGTACTTGCCCTTCACCAGCGCGAGGCCGTTCACGAGGCTCGATATGTCGTCGTACTCCTCGCCCGGGATGATGTGCATCGGCATGACATAGACGTGCGTGAAGCCCTCGTCGTTCATCTGCGCGAGCGCCTCGGCGGGCGTCGGTATCACGACGCTCTGCTCGCGCGCCAGCTTCCTGCGGATGATGTTCGAGGTGTAGGCGACGCGCACCTCTGTCTCGGGGAACGCTTTCTTCGTGGAATCGACGAGGTTGTCGATAGCCTTCTTCGCCTCTGGCATAGAGGTGCCGAACGAAGCTATCAGTATGCCGCTCTTGTCCTCTTTGGGCTTCGCCTCCGAGGCGAGAGCGGTCCCCGCGATCATAACGGAAACAAGTAACATAAGCGTAAGTGCAAACATTTTCATCGCGCTAGGTTCTTCCTTTCCCGCGCCGTCC
Coding sequences:
- a CDS encoding ABC transporter ATP-binding protein, coding for MNGSFVLDSVSCGYGGKKVLDGFSAEIRGGALTALIGPNGSGKSTLLKLLGGIAGYVGSAALDGRELRSMSRAEFGRAVGFVPQQTKITTPFTVYEVIAMGRLPYCGLFSKLSGEDDAAVLRAAERAGVSHLLFRRASELSGGEQQRVCVAVALAQEPEVFLLDEPTSALDPNQSVRIFSIMRALASEGRTVVVAAHDINGAIPFSDRFIALRGGGLAAQGEASELDENILAPLYGIEFKKYVSEEGGRAWHPSAKSFSL
- a CDS encoding cobalamin biosynthesis protein, with translation MKAAVAAFSEKGIALALRVARGLGAEVWAPARYAREGLRVIEPSLTEWAGARFADCGALVFVSACGIAVRAIAPFVKSKAEDPAVVVLDEAGENVVSLLSGHLGGANEIARKIAAMTGGRAVVTTATDVRGVTAVDSWAVANDCAVENVRAIKYISSAALEGRAIGVAVTDELQPAPWPVTLWLRPRVLTLGVGCKRGADFAALAADAEDFLEGAGVSPLSLAAVASIDIKKDEPAIIKLAEKYKVPFVTYGAEELRGAPGRFSYSERVERETGVGCVCERAAVLAAGMGVLMRGKAVYPGVTLALAKHRRKVQ
- a CDS encoding precorrin-2 C(20)-methyltransferase; translated protein: MKLTVVGIGPGAPDLLTLRALNTLKEADLVMVPRAKDGKAGVAELAVLENLGEIKTLPLLFPMISDAEKRDSKLREQLEESRALWEGAENVALPVIGDSALYATGSYLFDVWRGLVPELELALVPGISAHQLAASCAGRFIAMAEEVLSIIPCTGDAEKIKKALAAADSAALYKPSALGGALRETVEACGPWRRMIRVDRAGLPDERIIEGGAALGAAEEYLSVLLLWR
- the cbiD gene encoding cobalt-precorrin-5B (C(1))-methyltransferase CbiD, with protein sequence MAYNKNLREGISTGSCAAAAAKGAALKLLNGVCPQSVEITTPEGRVLTIPVLDAPRGCGVVKDAGDDPDATDGLTIIAEVELGGGAGDITFAGGPGVGTVTLPGLKIPPGEPAINPVPRAMITEALRSVIGAQAAKVTVSVPGGEETAKRTFNPRLGVTGGISILGTTGIVRPMNEESILESLTLELNTHAAAGQEIIAISFGNTGEQAMRKAFGFEGRCAVQCGNYVGYMLDEAARLGFKRALLCGHPGKLLKVAAGTFNTHNRAGDGRLEALCTQAAIAGASPALVRELYECVTTENAMRIVRDNGLDGLWTALARITAKRCTDRSFGEMPAEAAFVDNDGKILGVSDGAEALAAALREIN
- the cbiE gene encoding precorrin-6y C5,15-methyltransferase (decarboxylating) subunit CbiE; the protein is MTERTNRLYVIGAGPGDPSQLTAAARETIARCRCAVAAPRHLPLAGKCAKAVPLRGFDETFAEIARELELGDVAVIVSGDPGIYSLMPLLKKRFPGAALEVLPGISSLQSLCAEAAETWESVKILSGHGRGISEAKILTTVDRNRTTAFFCGTDKNPRWFCELLGSRGLDHVTVTVGERLSYADKRVTRGRPSELAQKDFDGLSIVLAVNPDPSPEPKLLPRDEDFIRTKVPMTREEVRAVALAKLGLAEDSVLWDIGAGTGSISVAAAMICREGEVHAVEVNGEAHALEAENVKKFRLFNVTLHRGAALETIGRLPRPTHIFIGGSGNELPELLSRAAEFEGARVVVSAVTLKTFRIASEILGGEKFADFDAVQINVSKMKKLGESEVMAAQNPVAIFSATARGAQKEVRE
- a CDS encoding iron ABC transporter permease, which gives rise to MEGSARELQRYRRETAAKRTRLGLAMLLLLALTAVWRVTQGEWDIPLARVAELISPFLSGEDLSSPEALVVRSVRLPRFLAAAGTGGLLAVSGVVLQGLLSNPLAEPYTLGIASGAAFGGALGFFFGSFAVMPAAFAGALFALWLVGVIAWRSGGGGAYIVLAGIIANAVLSAGVTFLKAIADDKLGAIVLWLMGSLSGASPTSALMAWAGAAFVFIPAFVCGRQLDAVSLGEGRGELLGVDERKLRRTLLFFASIATALAVSCFGIIGFVGLVVPHLLRTLLGPSSRPLLVFSFLGGALLLSAADGLAQKMGELPVGVITALIGGPFFCWILAGRRRGA
- the cobM gene encoding precorrin-4 C(11)-methyltransferase is translated as MIHFVGAGPGAPDLITLRGAKLLGEAGMIIYAGSLVNKELLSMAKPGCAIYDSASMTLDEVVEKFREAEESGVDTVRLHTGDPSVYGAIREQMDRLEALGIEYDVTPGVSSFCAAAAAARVEYTLPGVSQTVIITRMEGRTPVPEKEKIRSLASHRASMVMFLSSGMVRELCAELVAGGYAPETKAAMVYKASWPEQRVIRSNLAELPAEAEKSGIRNTALIMVGDFLGDEYELSKLYDKHFSHGFRKASE
- a CDS encoding sirohydrochlorin cobaltochelatase, whose protein sequence is MLLVSVMIAGTALASEAKPKEDKSGILIASFGTSMPEAKKAIDNLVDSTKKAFPETEVRVAYTSNIIRRKLAREQSVVIPTPAEALAQMNDEGFTHVYVMPMHIIPGEEYDDISSLVNGLALVKGKYGFEELRIGQPYLASVKDCDVMAQILVKRFEKELAQKGTAIVLMGHGTPEHIANAMYSQLQLSLDAAAPGRFFLGTVEAAPTIENVIAGLKQAKPKALVLSPLMIVAGDHANNDLAGADDDESWINQLKAAGFKNISTRLVGLGEDPNMAELFVTKIKDMMK
- a CDS encoding ABC transporter substrate-binding protein, with the translated sequence MASVREKFLALAFVLIFSALAAAQRAEAYERIISLYPGHTDNVAALGAGAKLIGISENDREGILPGVPRFSMKAGPEALLALRPDLVLTRTLADSQNPELKKVLERAGVRVEVIDPPKWEGFEDYLRKIAELAGTSPDEAVAELAKARAEISDAAAKMSRGRGPLVFVEATARELHTCSPDSWAAHLVALAGGRNAAAEAKPLRAGSSIAPWGLERVLETINSGLDVYLVQQGPMNATDEASLRSRPWSRALENVKTAIVPEYLLSRPSLSGLKEGGAMLIKIFYGE
- a CDS encoding precorrin-8X methylmutase codes for the protein MRPEEIERESMRIIGSEMGPWTGPEENLAVVKRVVHTTADFDFVKNLRFSDGAVANARRALAAGATVVTDTNMAAAGINKISASRFSVKVVCRMADPEVREAAQARGVTRAVVSMEIAAEKTPEAVFAIGNAPTALIRLCELIREGRAKPALVIGVPVGFVNVVESKELLVRTDVPYIAAMGRKGGSTVASAIVNALLYGIQ